One part of the Lycium ferocissimum isolate CSIRO_LF1 chromosome 8, AGI_CSIRO_Lferr_CH_V1, whole genome shotgun sequence genome encodes these proteins:
- the LOC132066455 gene encoding agamous-like MADS-box protein AGL29 gives MERKVSRGKQKIEMKLVESKEARYVAFSKRKASLFKKADELSTLAEADVGVFLFSPSGKPYSYGSISIEKIIDKFLQWKLDNPQLDVAKSNVFQAFDNICEELQVVNEEEESRKRRFKILYPDSEIPPGKHRLEQLVALKLQLDNIKKEAKSYILAERSKFDLNVVPKPDEGESSGTH, from the coding sequence ATGGAAAGGAAGGTGAGTAGAGGTAAGCAAAAGATTGAAATGAAGTTGGTTGAATCTAAAGAAGCACGCTATGTTgctttttcaaaaagaaaagcgAGCTTGTTCAAGAAAGCAGATGAGCTTTCAACTTTGGCAGAAGCAGATGTTGGTGTTTTTCTCTTTTCACCTAGTGGAAAGCCATATTCCTATGGCTCCATTAGtatagaaaaaataattgacAAATTTCTCCAATGGAAACTAGATAATCCCCAACTTGATGTCGCAAAATCAAATGTCTTTCAGGCATTTGATAACATATGTGAAGAATTACAAGTAGTGAACGAGGAGGAAGAAAGTCGAAAAAGAAGGTTTAAGATCTTGTACCCTGATTCAGAAATACCGCCTGGTAAACACAGATTGGAGCAGTTGGTAGCACTCAAGTTGCAGTTGGACAAcataaaaaaagaagcaaaaagttACATTCTGGCCGAGCGATCCAAATTTGACTTGAATGTTGTCCCCAAGCCAGATGAGGGGGAGAGTTCTGGAACTCATTAA